A genomic window from Chitinophaga pollutisoli includes:
- a CDS encoding TonB-dependent receptor, whose amino-acid sequence MNDIALQKVATVRRSKLMLLLLLCLSWAGAYAQTAGPQKVSGFVRDSAGSPLPQVTVYEKGTRNGTLSQPDGQFTINVKPGAILVFTMVGFRTQELAATPGTAMQVALLSSATELTDVVIVGYGAARKKSLTNAISSVSAQDIGNVRGGATVSTTLAGKVPGVSFRMPDGRPGASASIQIRNLGRPLYVIDGVQQDEGQFNNISPNDIESISFLKDASAAIYGVRAANGVVVVQTKRGRIGSRSSINLDANWGWQSWTRFIDVLDNSHEYMRLKAEAEMNRFPNIGDNPITTNITPEELEKYRQGTEYGYKSFNWRDFIVKENTPLNMYNLNFTGGTDKVTYYVSATRTFQNSVLGREYKFTRTNIQSNVSARVANGLHVGTSINGRVETRDNPGVPGGDDYWQARFAVLRNTPMERPFANDNPAYLNDIKHNETNWGYLNTQYAGKFKSDWRQLQMNLDAEWDVPFVEGLKISGLYSYYMADNVLNNHEYTYDTYTYNPSNDTYTRTGGSTNPWRERNQEKQINQSSQVRIGYERKFGDHKINAMVVSERINNHRLRNWIHAVPISNQLPLIYFNTSDTYTDQDNRQTRTGIAGRLNYEYGNKYFIEGLMRRDASFLFAPGKRVGYFPSVSGAWRLTEENFMKKVVGTGKILSDFKIRGSYGILGDDGEALGLAEFAYYEGYNYNDGIAILDGVAVVGSRDRGVPITNISWLESSITNVGFDFSMLGGRLNGAFDYFVRKRNGLRGRKQDILLPSELGYALPDENINKDKRFGQDFSLSYNDKAGKLSYRIGGNISYSRGQFVSSYNPLFFNSVDRYFNSAEGRLQGFTWGWEAIGQFKSQEEINSYPVNIDGKGNRSLLPGDIIYKDVDGDGRITDNDRRPMGWASGQQPNMNFGLQIGLGYEGFDFAADFSGASHYTWIQEWEMKVPFINDGNLNKIFTDRWHRSDIYDRNSQWTSGKYPALRYNDQGHSNNRASTFWNHNITYFRARTIELGYTLPTPLVNRAKIQKARFYVNAYNLFILDNMKEYSTDPEITDTNGLQYPQSKVFNVGCSLSF is encoded by the coding sequence ATGAACGACATTGCACTACAAAAAGTGGCAACGGTTCGTCGCAGTAAACTGATGTTACTGCTGTTGCTCTGCCTTTCCTGGGCAGGGGCCTACGCCCAAACGGCGGGCCCGCAGAAAGTTTCGGGCTTCGTGCGCGACAGTGCCGGTTCCCCGCTTCCCCAGGTCACCGTTTATGAAAAAGGTACCCGTAATGGTACGCTCTCGCAGCCCGACGGCCAATTTACCATCAATGTAAAACCCGGCGCCATCCTCGTGTTTACGATGGTGGGCTTCCGCACCCAGGAGCTCGCCGCCACACCGGGCACGGCCATGCAGGTGGCGCTGCTGTCTTCCGCCACAGAACTCACCGACGTGGTGATCGTAGGGTACGGTGCAGCACGTAAAAAATCCCTTACCAACGCGATCTCCAGCGTTTCCGCGCAGGATATCGGCAATGTGCGCGGCGGCGCCACGGTATCTACCACCCTCGCGGGAAAGGTGCCCGGCGTATCATTCCGCATGCCCGATGGCCGCCCCGGCGCCTCCGCTTCCATCCAGATCCGCAACCTCGGCCGCCCGCTGTATGTGATCGACGGGGTGCAGCAGGACGAAGGACAATTCAACAACATTTCACCTAACGACATCGAAAGCATTTCCTTCCTGAAAGACGCTTCGGCGGCTATTTACGGCGTTCGCGCGGCCAACGGCGTGGTAGTGGTGCAAACCAAAAGAGGCCGCATCGGCAGTCGGAGTTCCATCAACCTCGACGCCAACTGGGGCTGGCAAAGCTGGACGCGCTTTATCGACGTGCTCGACAATTCGCACGAGTACATGCGCCTCAAGGCGGAAGCGGAAATGAACCGTTTTCCCAACATCGGCGACAATCCCATCACCACCAACATCACGCCCGAAGAACTGGAGAAATACCGCCAGGGCACGGAATATGGATATAAAAGTTTCAACTGGCGCGATTTTATCGTGAAGGAAAACACGCCGCTGAACATGTATAACCTCAATTTCACCGGTGGAACCGATAAAGTGACATACTACGTTTCCGCAACGCGCACTTTCCAGAATTCGGTGCTGGGCCGGGAATACAAATTCACCCGTACCAATATCCAGAGCAACGTTTCCGCACGCGTGGCCAACGGCCTGCACGTGGGAACGAGCATCAACGGCCGGGTTGAAACCCGCGACAATCCCGGTGTTCCCGGCGGGGACGACTACTGGCAGGCGCGCTTCGCCGTGTTGCGGAATACACCCATGGAGCGCCCCTTCGCCAACGACAACCCGGCCTATCTCAACGATATCAAACACAACGAAACCAACTGGGGTTATCTGAATACGCAATACGCCGGCAAGTTCAAAAGCGACTGGCGCCAGCTGCAGATGAACCTCGACGCGGAGTGGGATGTCCCCTTCGTGGAAGGGCTTAAAATCTCCGGCTTATACTCGTATTATATGGCAGACAACGTGCTGAACAACCACGAGTATACTTACGACACGTACACTTACAATCCTTCCAACGATACCTACACCCGCACCGGCGGCTCTACCAACCCCTGGCGCGAACGCAACCAGGAAAAGCAGATCAACCAAAGCTCCCAGGTGAGGATCGGATATGAAAGGAAGTTCGGCGACCACAAGATCAACGCCATGGTGGTGAGCGAGCGCATCAACAACCACCGCCTCCGCAACTGGATCCACGCTGTTCCCATTTCGAACCAGCTGCCCCTGATTTATTTCAACACTTCAGATACTTACACCGATCAGGACAACCGCCAGACGCGTACCGGTATCGCCGGCCGTCTGAACTACGAATATGGCAACAAATACTTCATCGAAGGCCTCATGCGCCGCGATGCTTCCTTCCTGTTCGCGCCCGGCAAACGGGTGGGTTACTTCCCCAGCGTGTCCGGCGCATGGCGCCTCACGGAAGAGAATTTCATGAAGAAAGTGGTGGGCACCGGTAAAATCCTTTCCGACTTTAAAATCCGCGGTTCCTACGGTATCCTCGGCGACGACGGCGAAGCCCTCGGCCTGGCGGAATTCGCTTACTACGAAGGGTACAACTATAACGACGGTATCGCCATCCTCGACGGTGTAGCCGTGGTAGGCTCCCGCGACAGGGGCGTTCCCATCACCAACATCAGCTGGCTGGAAAGCTCCATCACCAACGTGGGTTTCGACTTCAGCATGCTCGGCGGAAGGTTGAACGGTGCGTTCGATTACTTCGTGCGCAAACGTAACGGCCTGCGCGGCCGCAAGCAGGACATCCTGCTGCCTTCCGAGCTAGGTTATGCGCTGCCGGATGAAAACATCAATAAAGACAAACGATTCGGACAGGATTTCTCCCTCAGCTACAATGATAAAGCCGGTAAGCTGAGCTATCGCATCGGTGGTAATATTTCCTATTCGAGAGGCCAGTTCGTATCCTCTTACAATCCGCTTTTCTTCAATTCCGTGGATCGCTACTTCAACTCGGCGGAAGGCCGTTTGCAGGGCTTTACCTGGGGATGGGAGGCGATCGGGCAGTTCAAGTCGCAGGAAGAGATCAACAGCTATCCCGTGAACATCGACGGCAAGGGTAACAGGAGCCTCCTGCCCGGCGACATCATCTACAAAGACGTGGACGGCGACGGCAGGATTACGGATAACGACCGCCGCCCGATGGGATGGGCCTCCGGCCAGCAGCCCAACATGAACTTCGGTTTGCAGATCGGTTTGGGGTATGAAGGGTTCGATTTCGCGGCGGATTTCTCCGGCGCCTCACACTATACCTGGATCCAGGAATGGGAAATGAAAGTGCCTTTCATCAACGACGGTAACCTGAATAAAATCTTCACCGACCGCTGGCACCGTTCCGATATCTACGACCGCAACAGCCAGTGGACTTCCGGCAAATATCCCGCGCTGCGGTACAATGACCAGGGCCACAGCAACAACCGGGCGTCTACCTTCTGGAATCATAACATCACCTATTTCCGCGCCCGTACCATCGAGCTGGGGTATACACTGCCCACGCCGCTGGTAAACCGCGCGAAGATCCAGAAAGCGCGATTCTATGTGAACGCCTACAACCTTTTTATCCTGGACAACATGAAGGAATACAGCACCGATCCGGAAATCACGGATACGAACGGGTTGCAATACCCGCAGAGCAAGGTGTTTAATGTGGGCTGCAGTCTTTCATTCTAA
- a CDS encoding RagB/SusD family nutrient uptake outer membrane protein, whose protein sequence is MKKLFSIILLASVFAGGCKPESEFLTVDPTAILNNEQAFNDPALVLSMLANFYNRQTDFSTVKNWESMADFSESFPSQNGGPKSIIERNQWDFGFWSTWDYTLIRELNLFLQRLEAATKLKDDEKKRFRAEGRFLRAYYYFEMVKRMGGVPLILEPMVWDYKGDPTYLRHARATESAMYDFVIAEMQAIRPDLPADVNVKSRASRGAALAMECRAALYAGSIAKYGNVTPSVSLPTGEVGIPASKANDYYTKALTAAELIISGSAGTYALYQRNADLSENFAALFYDKVGNPESIFIEDFKLKSGKVHGFTQVNQPRFGAEEEEGGRINPSLNLVQSFEKLDNTFEQLPVKDGAGNPIYYDNQTDIFAGRDARLGGTVMLPGTFFKRRQVDIWAGYVLADGSVVTGDDRGSQKTLPGQTQPVQVVGFDGPIHGKEHTAQSGFYLRKYLDPVSGSGSRGTGSEIPFIRYRYAEVLLNAAEAAFELNQPGVAAGYMNQVRARAGLTTPLGAGDINLGRIMHERRAELSFEGHIVFDQKRWRNAHVVWDGVSMNEADLLSNIGSPNKHNTQPFSLWPYKVHNPGSPTHGKWIYRIIKSPLVTGTNRFRLGNYYSFINNDIRSNNPKIVPNPNQD, encoded by the coding sequence ATGAAAAAGTTATTTTCCATCATATTACTGGCGTCCGTATTTGCGGGAGGATGCAAGCCCGAGAGCGAGTTCCTCACCGTAGACCCAACGGCGATTCTGAATAACGAACAGGCATTCAACGACCCGGCGCTGGTGTTGTCGATGCTGGCGAATTTCTATAACCGGCAAACCGATTTCTCCACCGTGAAGAACTGGGAATCGATGGCTGATTTCAGTGAGAGTTTTCCTTCGCAGAACGGTGGCCCCAAATCGATCATCGAGCGTAACCAGTGGGATTTCGGTTTCTGGAGCACCTGGGATTACACCCTCATCCGCGAGCTGAACCTCTTCCTGCAAAGGCTGGAAGCGGCTACCAAACTGAAGGACGACGAGAAGAAGCGCTTCCGCGCCGAGGGCCGTTTCCTGCGCGCGTACTACTACTTTGAAATGGTGAAAAGGATGGGCGGCGTGCCGTTGATCCTCGAGCCTATGGTATGGGATTACAAGGGCGACCCCACCTATCTCCGCCACGCCCGCGCCACGGAATCCGCCATGTATGATTTCGTGATCGCAGAAATGCAGGCCATCCGCCCCGACCTCCCCGCCGACGTGAACGTGAAATCCCGCGCCAGTCGCGGTGCGGCGCTGGCCATGGAGTGCCGCGCGGCCCTGTACGCCGGTTCCATCGCCAAATACGGCAATGTGACGCCTTCCGTTTCGCTGCCTACCGGCGAAGTCGGTATTCCCGCCAGCAAAGCGAACGACTATTATACCAAAGCCCTCACTGCCGCGGAGCTCATCATCAGCGGGTCTGCCGGTACCTACGCACTGTACCAGCGCAACGCCGATCTCTCCGAGAATTTCGCGGCGCTGTTTTACGACAAGGTAGGCAACCCGGAAAGCATCTTCATCGAAGACTTCAAGCTGAAAAGCGGAAAGGTGCACGGTTTTACGCAGGTGAACCAGCCCCGTTTCGGTGCGGAAGAGGAAGAAGGCGGCAGGATCAATCCTTCGCTGAACCTGGTGCAATCTTTCGAGAAACTCGATAATACATTCGAACAGCTGCCTGTGAAAGACGGAGCGGGCAATCCCATCTATTACGACAATCAGACCGATATCTTCGCCGGCCGCGATGCGCGCCTCGGCGGTACCGTGATGCTGCCCGGCACCTTCTTCAAGCGCCGCCAGGTGGATATCTGGGCAGGTTATGTGCTGGCCGACGGTTCCGTTGTAACAGGCGACGACCGCGGTTCGCAAAAGACCCTGCCGGGGCAAACGCAACCGGTGCAGGTAGTGGGTTTCGACGGTCCCATCCATGGTAAGGAACATACCGCGCAATCGGGTTTCTACCTCCGCAAATACCTTGACCCCGTGTCCGGTTCCGGATCGCGCGGTACGGGCAGCGAGATTCCCTTTATCCGTTACCGCTACGCGGAAGTGTTGCTGAACGCGGCCGAAGCGGCATTCGAGCTGAACCAACCGGGCGTTGCCGCGGGATATATGAACCAGGTGCGCGCACGCGCGGGGCTTACGACGCCGCTGGGCGCGGGAGACATCAACCTGGGCAGGATCATGCATGAGCGGAGAGCGGAGCTTTCCTTCGAAGGGCACATCGTATTCGACCAGAAAAGATGGCGCAACGCGCATGTAGTTTGGGATGGTGTTTCCATGAACGAAGCAGATCTGCTGAGCAATATCGGTTCGCCGAACAAGCATAATACACAGCCGTTCTCGCTCTGGCCGTATAAAGTGCACAATCCCGGCAGCCCCACGCATGGCAAATGGATCTACCGCATTATCAAATCGCCGTTGGTAACGGGCACCAACCGCTTCCGGCTCGGCAATTATTATTCGTTCATCAACAACGACATCCGGTCCAACAACCCGAAAATCGTTCCCAACCCGAACCAGGACTAA
- a CDS encoding DUF3823 domain-containing protein, producing the protein MKKLCSYILPLVALLAASCKKDNFDPPQARLHGRLVYQGEGIPLEFNQVPFQLYQFGFGKVGPVSNTTFTQDGAYSVLLFEGEYKLTVPNGQGPFLWKKQPDGRPDSITVQMKGDQQLDLEVTPFYMIRNVQMAAAANKVTATFGLEKIVNGADGKNVERVNLYINKTAFVSAGGDYSIASSQRGGGAITDPANISMEVTVPALVPAQSYIYARVGLKLQGVEDMIFSPVTKINL; encoded by the coding sequence ATGAAAAAACTTTGTTCATATATCCTTCCCCTGGTGGCCCTGCTGGCCGCGTCTTGCAAGAAAGACAACTTCGATCCGCCCCAGGCGCGCCTGCACGGCAGGCTGGTGTACCAGGGCGAGGGCATTCCCTTGGAGTTTAACCAGGTGCCGTTCCAGCTGTACCAGTTCGGCTTCGGGAAGGTGGGCCCCGTGTCCAACACCACTTTCACGCAGGACGGGGCTTATTCGGTGCTCCTGTTCGAAGGGGAGTACAAACTCACCGTTCCCAACGGGCAAGGGCCTTTCCTCTGGAAAAAGCAGCCCGACGGCCGGCCTGATTCCATTACCGTGCAAATGAAGGGCGATCAGCAGCTCGACCTGGAAGTGACCCCCTTTTACATGATCCGCAACGTGCAGATGGCGGCGGCGGCCAACAAGGTGACCGCTACTTTCGGCCTGGAGAAGATCGTGAATGGTGCGGACGGAAAGAATGTGGAGCGCGTGAACCTGTACATCAACAAAACGGCATTCGTGTCTGCCGGCGGCGATTACAGCATCGCATCCTCGCAACGCGGCGGCGGCGCGATCACCGATCCGGCGAATATTTCCATGGAAGTAACCGTTCCGGCGCTGGTGCCCGCGCAATCCTACATCTACGCAAGGGTAGGGCTGAAGCTGCAGGGGGTGGAAGACATGATATTTTCTCCCGTCACGAAGATCAACCTTTGA
- a CDS encoding cellulase family glycosylhydrolase: protein MKRQIVHVWLICLAAFAMPAKAQQERPVWSKEQAWKWHKQTPWMAGANFYPATAINQLEMWQAESFDTATISRDLGYAAGIGMRVMRVYLHHLAWKTDKEGFKQRMKNYLSIADRHNIRTIFVIFDDCWNNTYAAGPQPAPKPGIHNSGWVQDPGKLLHDDPSLMATLEAYTKDVLKTFAKDKRILLWDLYNEPGNSGWGDKSMPLLQNVFRWGRTVNPSQPLSVGVWNFNLKNLTKFQLENSDVITYHDYTDRHLIVADSLLKATGKPLVCTEYMARTRNSHFANSLPGLKERGIIAVNWGLVQGKSNTIYAWDTPMKDGSEPKVWFHDIFRPDGRPYDPSETALIRRLTLGR, encoded by the coding sequence ATGAAAAGACAGATTGTGCATGTTTGGCTGATATGCCTGGCAGCATTTGCGATGCCGGCGAAGGCGCAACAGGAAAGGCCCGTGTGGTCGAAAGAACAGGCCTGGAAATGGCATAAGCAGACACCGTGGATGGCAGGCGCCAATTTTTACCCGGCAACGGCCATCAACCAGTTGGAAATGTGGCAGGCCGAATCGTTCGATACGGCTACCATTTCGCGCGACCTCGGCTACGCCGCCGGCATCGGGATGCGGGTGATGCGCGTATACCTCCATCACCTCGCCTGGAAAACGGATAAGGAAGGTTTCAAGCAACGCATGAAAAACTACCTGTCCATCGCAGACCGCCACAACATCCGCACCATCTTCGTAATTTTTGACGACTGCTGGAACAACACATACGCCGCGGGACCGCAACCTGCGCCCAAACCGGGTATTCATAACTCGGGCTGGGTGCAGGACCCGGGGAAGCTCCTTCACGACGATCCCTCACTCATGGCCACGCTCGAAGCGTATACCAAAGACGTGCTGAAAACCTTCGCCAAAGACAAGCGCATCCTGCTGTGGGACCTCTACAACGAGCCCGGCAACTCCGGCTGGGGCGATAAGTCGATGCCCTTGCTGCAAAATGTTTTCCGCTGGGGCCGCACCGTGAACCCGAGCCAGCCCCTGAGCGTGGGCGTGTGGAACTTCAACCTGAAAAACCTCACCAAATTCCAGTTGGAAAACTCCGACGTTATCACATACCACGACTACACAGACAGGCACCTCATCGTGGCGGACTCGTTGCTCAAGGCAACGGGTAAGCCGCTGGTGTGCACAGAGTACATGGCCCGCACCCGCAACAGTCATTTCGCCAATTCCCTTCCGGGACTAAAGGAACGCGGCATCATTGCCGTAAACTGGGGCCTGGTGCAGGGCAAATCGAACACCATTTACGCCTGGGACACGCCCATGAAAGACGGCTCCGAGCCGAAGGTGTGGTTCCATGACATCTTCCGCCCGGACGGGCGCCCTTACGATCCTTCGGAAACGGCGCTTATCCGGCGGTTGACGCTGGGCAGATAG
- a CDS encoding MFS transporter gives MDMISTAPPQPSQVAADLGGRDRRLLFWGCFTVLVASAFGFVFRSFLMDGWGMQFGLSKTQQGEIFGVSFWPFGISIVLFSLVIDKVGYKSAMLFAFACHCASVVLTIMATGYWMLYFGTLLFALGNGAAEAVVNPVVATMYPREKTKWLNILHAGWPAGMVLAGLLGIALIHFHVRWEIMIGCILLPVVAYGWMIAGKKFPVSERVQAGVSYLDMVKEVGILGILLIVSLCVFQAGSLLNWSLTGKIAVTAGITIAAGFVVRSWGRPMFILLLLVMVLLATTELGTDSWITDLMTPEMAKMGLQGGWVLIYTSVIMAVLRFYAGPICHRFSPLSLLAVSAAIAFAGLNFLSWSSGIMILVAATVYALGKTFLWGTMLGVVAEQFPKGGVLALNFTGAVGQVGVGVIGAVILGFVQDKQLDHNLVRYDAENQTALHATYLTQERKSLFGEYRVLDNARLETAPVEAQETIQGVREGAKKDALRTVSVFPVIMLICYVGMILWFRGRGGYKPVLLPPAEGNQSTNT, from the coding sequence ATGGATATGATTTCAACCGCCCCGCCGCAGCCTTCCCAGGTTGCGGCGGACCTGGGCGGCAGGGACCGCCGTTTGCTCTTCTGGGGCTGTTTTACGGTACTGGTAGCCTCCGCTTTCGGGTTCGTTTTCCGCTCTTTCCTCATGGACGGATGGGGCATGCAGTTTGGCCTTAGTAAAACCCAGCAGGGGGAAATTTTCGGTGTGAGCTTCTGGCCGTTCGGCATCAGCATCGTGCTGTTCAGTCTCGTGATCGATAAGGTAGGGTACAAATCCGCGATGCTTTTCGCCTTCGCCTGCCATTGCGCGTCCGTGGTGCTCACCATCATGGCCACGGGTTACTGGATGCTGTATTTCGGAACGCTGCTCTTCGCGCTGGGCAACGGCGCGGCCGAAGCGGTGGTGAACCCCGTGGTGGCTACCATGTACCCGCGGGAAAAGACCAAGTGGCTCAACATCCTGCATGCCGGATGGCCGGCGGGCATGGTGCTGGCCGGGTTGCTGGGGATCGCGCTGATTCATTTCCACGTTCGATGGGAAATCATGATCGGTTGCATTTTACTGCCGGTAGTGGCATATGGATGGATGATCGCGGGGAAGAAATTCCCGGTGAGCGAAAGGGTGCAGGCCGGCGTGTCGTACCTGGATATGGTGAAGGAAGTAGGGATTCTCGGCATTCTGCTCATCGTATCGTTATGCGTATTCCAGGCGGGCAGTTTGCTGAACTGGTCGCTGACGGGGAAGATCGCCGTAACCGCCGGTATCACGATCGCCGCGGGGTTCGTGGTGCGTTCGTGGGGCAGGCCGATGTTTATTCTCCTGTTGCTGGTGATGGTTTTGCTGGCTACGACGGAGCTGGGCACCGACAGCTGGATCACCGACCTGATGACGCCCGAAATGGCTAAAATGGGCCTCCAGGGCGGATGGGTCCTCATTTATACTTCCGTGATCATGGCCGTGCTGCGCTTTTACGCCGGGCCGATTTGTCATCGTTTTTCGCCCTTGTCGTTGCTGGCAGTGAGTGCTGCGATTGCATTCGCAGGATTGAATTTCCTGTCGTGGTCGTCTGGCATCATGATCCTCGTAGCGGCAACGGTGTACGCGCTCGGCAAGACTTTTTTGTGGGGAACGATGCTCGGCGTGGTGGCGGAGCAGTTTCCCAAAGGCGGCGTGCTCGCTCTCAACTTCACGGGGGCCGTGGGTCAGGTGGGGGTTGGTGTGATCGGGGCGGTGATTCTCGGATTTGTACAGGATAAGCAGCTGGATCATAACCTCGTCCGCTACGACGCCGAAAACCAGACCGCGCTGCATGCCACATATCTCACGCAGGAGCGGAAGAGCCTTTTCGGCGAATACCGCGTGCTCGACAACGCCCGGCTGGAAACCGCGCCGGTGGAGGCGCAGGAAACTATCCAGGGCGTCCGCGAAGGCGCCAAGAAAGACGCCCTCCGTACGGTATCCGTTTTTCCCGTTATCATGCTGATCTGCTATGTGGGGATGATTTTGTGGTTCAGAGGGAGGGGAGGATACAAGCCGGTACTGCTACCACCGGCGGAAGGCAATCAATCAACAAACACATGA